A single genomic interval of Osmia lignaria lignaria isolate PbOS001 chromosome 9, iyOsmLign1, whole genome shotgun sequence harbors:
- the Mbs gene encoding myosin binding subunit isoform X9, producing MSLESRSSSALFKRAEQLKRWEQSETNREPAQPRQVARKIKFSADCVFLAACAAGDKEEVIRLLQKGADINTGNVDGLTALHQACINDDLDMVEFLVEKGADINCGDNEGWTPLHATASCGFISIAKYLIEKGCNLAAVNYDGQLALDIAQSDEMEDMLQQHIDKAGVDCDQARSEEERSMLNDARAWQSGAAGKDTIHPKSGATALHVAAAKGYVDVMEILLQARCDVNAQDFDGWTPLHAAAHWGQLEACELLVENFCNMDIKNYADQTAFDIADTSILSALKELKAKQQTLMKDHPQIINKKQPTIPKKRVSTSNENAIVMQESVETFEEETPNKVKKVELEIQSDKEDSSTGTNSDVAICISCNNAAWTEATRETDMEESDDEGESETSSDSHSSTYSNQSDKSNESNHSPCLTDDEKKNRANREETSPRNLSSPIEVNKVPNQAPVMPPKQQTDSNEEGVIPSWRRSGSFRNRIQNTETTNTVSTRLEEKDKNIISPTIPNKLNTETDVVLTRTHSFETDEKSFVPPVRDEESETQRKAHAKRVRETRRSTQGVTLDEIKSAEQLVKKKQQNNEIPTTVSSTQPATTTSNTASITATITTATPTTVTTNKSPEELNLPERRPSWRLKVDNGSKFQLEDANNRTATVPNPDTTTAYMRRPSTGTSIPRPSSAPVETIATSSAETTVTLPLRRPLKQPEDKEQDKENDSRNAQATQAVIQRRRRPKRRSTGVVHVDMDEIDPEKQDLTAGGDCDENKINHESGNDRSGRSNRLGSISSLSSETPSVSARIKSTTSENGELDYKKLYEESQAENERLKEKLRRSDDQLKEVRNLLDKAQSAQNKTVLSEAEKRERRAMERKLSEMEEELKQLQKLKAENERLKAENRALTRVVSKLTNTTK from the exons ATGTCTCTCGAGAGTCGTTCGAGCTCAGCCCTGTTTAAAAGGGCTGAACAGCTCAAACGTTGGGAACAGTCCGAAACAAATCGTGAACCGGCCCAACCACGTCAAGTCGCACGTAAGATCAAGTTCTCTGCGGATTGTGTATTCCTGGCAGCATGCGCGGCAGGCGACAAGGAGGAGGTCATACGTTTACTCCAAAAGGGGGCGGATATCAACACCGGAAATGTTGATGGTCTCACAGCGTTACATCAG gcATGTATCAATGATGATCTGGATATGGTCGAATTTTTAGTGGAAAAAGGAGCTGATATCAATTGTGGTGATAACGAAGGATGGACACCATTGCATGCAACTGCATCTTGTGGATTTATATCTATTGCTAA atatttaatagaaaaaggatGTAACTTAGCAGCAGTGAATTATGATGGTCAGTTAGCTCTTGATATTGCACAAAGTGATGAGATGGAAGATATGCTACAACAACATATTGATAAAGCTG GTGTAGACTGTGACCAAGCCAGAAGCGAAGAAGAAAGGTCAATGTTAAATGATGCCAGAGCATGGCAATCAGGAGCAGCGGGCAAAGATACAATTCACCCTAAATCAGGGGCTACTGCACTTCATGTTGCTGCTGCAAAGGGTTATGTTGATGTTATGGA AATCTTACTACAGGCTAGATGTGATGTCAATGCTCAGGATTTTGATGGTTGGACACCTTTGCACGCTGCCGCGCATTGGGGTCAATTGGAGGCTTGTGAACTTTTAGtggaaaatttttgtaatatggACATTAAGAATTATGCT GATCAAACTGCATTTGATATTGCCGATACAAGTATATTGTCAGCCTTAAAGGAACTAAAAGCAAAACAACAAACGTTAATGAAGGATCATCCAcaaattatcaataaaaaacAGCCAACTATACCAAAGAAAcg CGTATCTACAAGTAATGAAAATGCTATAGTTATGCAAGAATCTGTGGAAACGTTTGAAGAAGAAACACCAAATAAAGTTAAGAAAGTTGAATTAGAAATTCAATCTGACAAAGAAGATTCTAGTACCGGAACAAATAGCGATGTTG CAATTTGTATTTCTTGTAACAATGCTGCATGGACAGAAGCGACACGTGAAACAGATATGGAAGAGAGTGATGATGAAGGTGAATCTGAGACTAGCTCAGACTCACATTCTTCCACTTACTCCAATCAATCTGATAAGTCTAACGAATCAAACCACTCTCCATGTCTTACAGATGATG aaaagaaaaatagagcgAATAGGGAGGAAACGTCTCCGCGTAATTTGTCATCTCCTATCGAGGTTAATAAAGTTCCTAATCAG GCTCCAGTAATGCCACCAAAACAACAGACTGATAGCAACGAAGAAGGAGTTATACCATCCTGGAGGCGTTCAGGCTCTTTTAGAAATAGGATACAAAACACAGAAACAACAAATACTGTATCTACGA GGCTTGaagagaaagataaaaatattatatcacCAACCATACCGAACAAACTTAATACAGAAACCGATGTGGTATTGACACGAACGCATAGTTTTGAGACAGATGAAAA GTCATTTGTTCCTCCTGTTCGTGATGAAGAAAGTGAAACACAGAGAAAAGCACACGCGAAGAGAGTAAGAGAAACTCGACGTTCAACCCAAGGTGTAACATTAGATGAAATTAAAAGCGCAGAACAATTAGTGaagaaaaaacaacaaaataatgaaattcctACTACAGTATCTTCTACACAG CCTGCAACCACTACCAGCAATACAGCCTCAATTACAGCTACAATAACAACAGCAACTCCTACCACTGTGACTACAAACAAATCTCCTGAAGAACTTAATCTGCCTGAAAGGCGACCTTCATGGAGGTTGAAAGTAGATAATGGGAGCAAG TTCCAATTAGAAGATGCCAATAACAGAACCGCAACAGTACCTAACCCTGATACTACTACAGCATATATGAGAAGACCTTCTACAGGTACTAGTATACCAAGACCGTCATCAGCTCCTGTTGAAACTATTGCAACAAGCAGTGCAGAAACAACAGTAACATTACCGCTTAGACGACCGTTAAAGCAACCGGAAGATAAAG AACAAGATAAGGAAAATGATAGCAGAAATGCACAAGCTACGCAAGCTGTGATACAAAGGAGAAGAAGACCAAAAAGGAGGTCTACGGGCGTTGTCCACGTTGACATGGAC gaAATTGATCCTGAAAAACAAGACTTAACCGCTGGTGGTGATTGTGACGAGAACAAAATCAACCATGAG AGTGGAAATGACCGTTCTGGAAGATCCAACAGGCTAGGATCTATATCTTCGTTATCATCAGAAACACCTTCTGTGTCGGCTAGAATAAAGTCTACAACATCCGAGAACGGGGAATTAGACTACAAAAAGTTATACGAAGAATCTCAAGCAGAAAATGAAAGACTTAAAGAAAAACTTAGGCGGTCAGATGATCAATTAAAAGAAGTGAGAAATTTATTGGACAAAGCGCAAAGTGCACAAAATAAAACGGTCCTATCTGAAGCTGAGAAAAGGGAAAGGAGAGCAATGGAAAGGAAATTATCGGAAATGGAAGAGGAATTGAAG CAATTACAAAAACTCAAAGCTGAAAATGAGAGATTGAAAGCCGAAAATCGGGCACTTACCCGCGTCGTATCCAAACTCACCAATACTACTAAATAG